From Campylobacter sp. MIT 12-8780, the proteins below share one genomic window:
- the fusA gene encoding elongation factor G: MSRSTPLKKVRNIGIAAHIDAGKTTTSERILFFTGMSHKIGEVHDGAATMDWMEQEKERGITITSAATTCFWDGYQINLIDTPGHVDFTIEVERSMRVLDGAVAVFCSVGGVQPQSETVWRQANKYGVPRIIFVNKMDRIGANFYNVEDQVKNRLKANPVPIQIPIGAEDDFKGVIDLVTMKALVWEDDTKPTDYVEKEIPAELKEKAEEYRTKMIEAVSETSDELMEKYLGGEELSEEEIKAGIKAGCLSLSLVPMLCGTAFKNKGVQPLLDAVVAYLPAPDEVANIKGEYEDGSETSVKSTDDGEFAGLAFKIMTDPFVGQLTFVRVYRGSLESGSYAYNSTKDKKERIGRLLKMHSNKREEIKVLYAGEIGAVVGLKDTLTGDTLASEKDKVILERMDFPDPVISVAVEPKTKADQEKMSIALSKLAQEDPSFRVNTDEESGQTIISGMGELHLEIIVDRMLREFKVEAEVGQPQVAYRETIRKSVEQEYKYAKQSGGRGQYGHVFLRLEPMEAGSGYEFVNDIKGGVIPKEYIPAVDKGIQEALQNGVLAGYPVEDVKVTVYDGSYHEVDSSEMAFKLAASMGFKEGARKAGAVILEPMMKVEVETPEEYMGDVIGDLNKRRGQVNSMDERGGNKIITAFCPLAEMFGYSTDLRSQTQGRATYSMEFDHYDEVPKNVSEEIIKKRNG, from the coding sequence AAGAGGTATTACCATTACTTCAGCGGCTACGACTTGTTTTTGGGATGGCTATCAAATCAATCTCATAGACACTCCAGGACACGTTGATTTTACCATAGAAGTGGAACGTTCTATGCGTGTTTTAGATGGTGCTGTGGCAGTATTTTGCTCAGTAGGTGGAGTGCAACCTCAAAGTGAAACTGTTTGGAGACAAGCTAATAAATACGGCGTTCCAAGGATAATCTTTGTCAACAAAATGGACAGAATAGGGGCAAATTTTTACAATGTAGAAGATCAAGTAAAAAACCGCTTAAAAGCTAATCCTGTGCCTATTCAAATTCCAATTGGTGCTGAAGATGATTTCAAAGGCGTCATTGACTTAGTTACCATGAAAGCTTTAGTTTGGGAAGATGATACTAAGCCAACTGATTATGTAGAAAAAGAAATTCCAGCCGAGCTTAAAGAAAAGGCTGAAGAATACCGCACTAAAATGATAGAAGCAGTTAGCGAAACAAGCGATGAGCTTATGGAAAAATACTTAGGCGGAGAGGAGCTAAGCGAAGAAGAAATTAAAGCTGGTATAAAAGCAGGTTGTCTAAGCCTTAGCCTTGTGCCTATGCTTTGTGGAACAGCCTTTAAAAATAAAGGCGTGCAACCTTTGCTTGATGCTGTAGTGGCTTACTTACCAGCTCCTGATGAAGTCGCAAATATCAAAGGCGAGTATGAAGATGGCAGTGAAACTTCAGTAAAAAGCACAGATGATGGCGAATTTGCAGGGCTTGCCTTTAAGATCATGACTGATCCTTTTGTGGGACAGCTTACCTTTGTGCGTGTGTATAGAGGAAGCCTAGAAAGTGGCTCTTATGCGTATAATTCCACTAAGGATAAAAAAGAAAGAATAGGGCGTTTGCTTAAAATGCACTCAAACAAAAGAGAAGAAATTAAAGTGCTTTACGCAGGCGAGATCGGTGCTGTAGTAGGACTTAAAGATACCCTAACAGGAGATACTTTAGCTAGTGAAAAAGACAAGGTTATACTAGAGAGAATGGACTTTCCAGATCCGGTTATTTCTGTGGCTGTTGAGCCAAAGACTAAGGCTGATCAAGAAAAAATGTCTATAGCTCTTAGCAAACTTGCCCAAGAAGATCCAAGCTTTAGGGTAAATACTGATGAAGAAAGCGGACAAACCATCATTTCAGGTATGGGCGAACTTCACCTTGAAATCATCGTAGATAGAATGCTACGCGAATTTAAAGTAGAAGCTGAAGTAGGACAACCTCAAGTTGCCTATAGAGAAACCATAAGAAAAAGCGTAGAGCAAGAATACAAATACGCCAAACAATCAGGCGGACGCGGACAATACGGACATGTATTCTTAAGACTTGAACCAATGGAAGCTGGCAGTGGATATGAATTTGTCAATGATATCAAAGGTGGTGTGATACCAAAAGAGTATATCCCAGCTGTTGATAAGGGTATACAAGAAGCCTTGCAAAATGGTGTTTTAGCTGGCTATCCGGTTGAAGATGTTAAAGTTACTGTGTATGATGGAAGCTATCATGAAGTGGATTCTTCAGAAATGGCATTTAAACTCGCAGCTTCTATGGGCTTTAAAGAAGGAGCAAGAAAAGCAGGTGCTGTTATACTTGAACCTATGATGAAGGTTGAAGTGGAAACTCCAGAAGAGTATATGGGCGATGTTATAGGCGATCTTAACAAAAGACGCGGACAGGTAAACTCAATGGACGAAAGAGGTGGCAATAAAATCATCACAGCCTTTTGTCCTTTAGCTGAAATGTTTGGCTACTCAACTGACTTGCGTTCTCAAACCCAAGGACGCGCGACTTATAGCATGGAATTTGATCATTATGATGAAGTGCCAAAAAATGTCTCTGAAGAGATCATCAAAAAAAGAAATGGCTAA